A section of the Streptomyces sp. SCL15-4 genome encodes:
- a CDS encoding MGH1-like glycoside hydrolase domain-containing protein: MDRTAQVSSRPFPYEIAYDPPTASAFPHVRAARLLEANWTGASTVPSRKLYPHQWSWDSAFIAIGLRHVSPARAQTELETLLAAQWADGRVPHIVFNPSVPLDAYFPSPDFWRSSTAGRAAGAPRTVQTSGIVQPPVHALAAWLVHRADPALSRARGFLARVYPRLAAWHRYLLHRRDLGGAGLVAVVHPWEQGMDNSPCWDAPLARITPAPARSFRRADLDHGAAEDRPTDLDYGRYVRLAADYRDREYADGDGEFAVEDPAFNALLIVSEHALARIAEELGAAGAARRERAERLTAALVERLWEPAAGMFLCRDLRGGGGLRPERSVSGLVPLLLPGLPRAVAAALVRTLRGPHFSLGDRTRLVPSYDLLGEAFDPHRYWRGPAWFNTGWLLERGLRTHGETAAADALRTAFLDLAGATGFAEYVDPYTGDACGATGFSWTAALALDLYHRERVPRERQGPDKSPQRGVSRLGTGTFDKSDQGGDRG; the protein is encoded by the coding sequence GTGGATCGCACCGCCCAGGTCAGCAGCCGTCCCTTTCCGTACGAGATCGCATACGATCCACCGACCGCGTCGGCGTTCCCGCACGTCAGGGCCGCCCGGCTGCTGGAGGCCAACTGGACGGGCGCCTCGACGGTCCCGTCCCGGAAGCTGTACCCGCACCAGTGGTCCTGGGACTCGGCGTTCATCGCCATCGGGCTGCGGCACGTCTCGCCGGCGCGGGCCCAGACGGAGCTGGAGACGCTGCTGGCCGCGCAGTGGGCCGACGGACGCGTCCCGCACATCGTCTTCAACCCCTCCGTCCCGCTCGACGCCTACTTCCCGAGCCCCGACTTCTGGCGCTCCTCCACCGCCGGGCGCGCCGCGGGCGCCCCGCGCACCGTACAGACCTCCGGCATCGTGCAGCCACCGGTGCACGCGCTCGCCGCCTGGCTGGTGCACCGCGCCGACCCCGCCCTGTCCCGCGCCCGCGGCTTCCTGGCCCGCGTCTATCCGCGGCTGGCCGCCTGGCACCGGTATCTGCTGCACCGGCGGGACCTGGGCGGCGCCGGCCTGGTGGCCGTGGTCCACCCGTGGGAGCAGGGCATGGACAACAGCCCCTGCTGGGACGCCCCGCTGGCCCGGATCACCCCCGCGCCCGCCCGTTCCTTCCGCCGCGCCGACCTCGACCACGGCGCGGCGGAGGACCGGCCGACGGACCTGGACTACGGCAGGTACGTACGGCTGGCCGCCGACTACCGGGACCGTGAATACGCGGACGGGGACGGGGAGTTCGCCGTGGAGGACCCGGCGTTCAACGCCCTGCTGATCGTTTCCGAGCACGCCCTCGCGAGGATCGCCGAGGAGCTGGGCGCGGCCGGCGCCGCCCGCCGGGAGCGCGCCGAGCGGCTGACGGCGGCCCTGGTGGAGCGGCTGTGGGAGCCGGCCGCCGGGATGTTCCTGTGCCGGGACCTGCGAGGCGGCGGCGGGCTCCGGCCCGAGCGCTCGGTCTCCGGGCTGGTCCCGCTGCTCCTGCCCGGCCTGCCCCGGGCCGTGGCCGCCGCGCTGGTGCGCACCCTGCGCGGGCCGCACTTCTCGCTCGGCGACCGCACCCGGCTGGTGCCGAGCTACGACCTGCTCGGAGAGGCCTTCGACCCGCACCGGTACTGGCGCGGCCCGGCCTGGTTCAACACCGGCTGGCTGCTGGAACGCGGCCTGCGCACGCACGGCGAGACGGCCGCGGCCGACGCCCTGCGCACGGCGTTCCTGGACCTGGCCGGCGCCACCGGCTTCGCCGAGTACGTCGACCCGTACACCGGCGATGCCTGCGGCGCGACCGGCTTCAGCTGGACGGCGGCGCTCGCGCTGGACCTGTACCACCGCGAGCGCGTACCGCGTGAACGTCAAGGGCCGGACAAGAGCCCTCAAAGGGGCGTGTCCCGGCTCGGCACCGGCACGTTCGACAAGAGTGACCAAGGAGGGGACCGGGGATGA
- a CDS encoding ROK family protein, with amino-acid sequence MTGRPGRTGRAVRSGRSGGQAGAGDLLALVRNGRAVTRGALQQATGLSRATVGQRLDRLFRAGWLREGAGGPVDSPLGGRPSITLEFDDSHAVVLAADLDTRHARAAVLTLTGEILAEHAGTLVVEEGPEKVLGELGGWFEELLVKAGHRAEEVCGIGIAVPGPVDSETGRVVQPPIMPGWDGYDIRSRMSRVFTERTGAPALPVLVDNDANLMAYGEQRTGYPDCTAFVLVKVSTGIGAGVVVDGSIYRGVDGGAGDLGHIRVGADALCRCGSRGCLAAVASGGAVARRLAATGVPAASGSDVRDLLAAGHPEAAALAREAGRQVGDVLATVVTLLNPGVLMIAGDLAGTPFLTGVRELLYQRALPRSTAHLDVVTSRLGERAGLIGAGALVVEHLYAPERVEERLAAMGV; translated from the coding sequence ATGACCGGACGTCCGGGAAGGACCGGCAGGGCCGTCAGGAGCGGCAGGAGCGGAGGCCAGGCGGGAGCCGGCGATCTGCTCGCCCTCGTGCGCAACGGCCGGGCCGTGACACGCGGAGCGCTCCAGCAGGCGACCGGACTGTCCCGGGCCACCGTGGGCCAGCGCCTGGACCGGCTGTTCCGGGCGGGCTGGCTGCGCGAGGGCGCCGGCGGCCCGGTCGACTCGCCGCTCGGCGGACGCCCCTCCATCACCCTGGAGTTCGACGACTCCCACGCCGTGGTCCTCGCCGCCGACCTGGACACCCGGCACGCCCGCGCGGCCGTGCTCACGCTGACCGGCGAGATCCTGGCGGAGCACGCCGGCACGCTGGTGGTGGAGGAGGGCCCGGAGAAGGTCCTCGGTGAACTGGGCGGCTGGTTCGAGGAGTTGCTGGTCAAGGCCGGGCACCGGGCCGAGGAGGTGTGCGGGATCGGGATCGCGGTGCCGGGCCCGGTGGACAGCGAGACCGGCCGCGTGGTGCAGCCGCCGATCATGCCGGGCTGGGACGGGTACGACATCCGGAGCCGGATGTCACGCGTCTTCACCGAGCGCACCGGGGCGCCCGCGCTGCCGGTGCTGGTCGACAACGACGCCAACCTCATGGCCTACGGCGAACAGCGCACCGGATACCCCGACTGCACGGCCTTCGTACTGGTCAAGGTGTCCACCGGCATCGGCGCCGGAGTGGTGGTGGACGGCTCGATCTACCGGGGCGTGGACGGCGGCGCGGGCGACCTCGGGCACATCCGGGTCGGCGCCGACGCGCTGTGCCGGTGCGGTTCGCGGGGCTGCCTCGCGGCGGTCGCCAGCGGTGGCGCGGTGGCCCGGCGGCTGGCGGCGACCGGAGTGCCGGCCGCCTCCGGGTCGGACGTGCGGGACCTGCTGGCCGCGGGGCACCCGGAGGCCGCGGCGCTGGCGCGGGAGGCCGGCCGGCAGGTCGGGGACGTGCTGGCGACGGTGGTGACCCTGCTCAACCCGGGCGTGCTGATGATCGCGGGCGACCTGGCCGGGACGCCCTTCCTGACCGGCGTGCGCGAGTTGCTCTACCAGCGGGCGTTGCCCCGCTCCACGGCCCACCTGGACGTGGTCACCTCCCGGCTCGGCGAGCGCGCCGGGCTGATCGGGGCCGGGGCACTGGTGGTGGAGCACCTGTACGCGCCGGAGCGGGTGGAGGAGCGGCTCGCGGCGATGGGGGTGTGA
- the ppdK gene encoding pyruvate, phosphate dikinase gives MSENKEPHAPKFVYDFTEGNKDLKDLLGGKGANLAEMTNLGLPVPPGFTITTEACKVYLDSGEEPAALRDEVGAHLDALEQKMGKKLGQADDPLLVSVRSGAKFSMPGMMDTVLNIGLSDASVQGLAAQAGDERFAWDSYRRLIQMFGKTVLGVEGDLFEEALDKAKAAKKVTVDTDLEAADLKKLVTAFKKIVKKEAGRDFPQDPREQMDLAIKAVFDSWNGDRARLYRRQERIPHDLGTAVNVCSMVFGNLGPDSGTGVAFTRDPASGHQGVYGDYLQNAQGEDVVAGIRNTVPLAELERIDKKSYDQLMRIMETLENHYKDLCDIEFTIERGQLWMLQTRVGKRTAGAAFRIATQLVDQGLIDETEALQRVTGAQLAQLMFPRFDEDAKVEQVGRGIAASPGAAVGKAVFDSYTAVKWSRSGEKVILVRRETNPDDLDGMIAAEGILTSRGGKTSHAAVVARGMGKTCVCGAEELEVDTKRRRMTVPGGHVVEEGDVISIDGSTGKVYLGEVPVVPSPVVEYFEGRMHPGADDADELVEAVHRMMAFADRKRRLRVRANADNAEDALRARRFGAQGIGLCRTEHMFLGDRRELVERLILADTEEEREASLKALLPLQKQDFVELFEAMDGLPVTVRLLDPPLHEFLPDITELSVRVALAESRQEPHENELRLLQAVHRLHEQNPMLGLRGVRLGLVIPGLFTMQVRAIAEAAAERKAAKGDPRAEIMIPLVGTVQELEIVREEADQVVAEVEAATGTRLKLAIGTMIELPRAALTAGQIAEAAEFFSFGTNDLTQTVWGFSRDDVEASFFTAYLEKGIFGVSPFETIDKDGVGSLVKAAAEAGRRTRPDLKLGVCGEHGGDPESVHFFHEAGLDYVSCSPFRIPVARLEAGRAATQSAGSDHR, from the coding sequence GTGTCGGAAAACAAAGAACCCCACGCGCCGAAGTTCGTTTACGACTTCACCGAGGGCAACAAGGACCTCAAGGACCTTCTCGGTGGCAAGGGTGCCAATCTCGCCGAGATGACCAACCTCGGTCTGCCGGTCCCTCCCGGCTTCACCATCACCACGGAGGCCTGCAAGGTCTACCTGGACAGTGGCGAGGAGCCCGCGGCACTGCGTGACGAGGTCGGCGCGCACCTCGACGCCCTGGAACAGAAGATGGGCAAGAAGCTCGGCCAGGCGGACGACCCGCTGCTGGTCTCGGTCCGCTCCGGCGCCAAGTTCTCCATGCCCGGCATGATGGACACCGTCCTGAACATCGGCCTGTCGGACGCGTCCGTGCAGGGCCTGGCCGCCCAGGCCGGCGACGAGCGGTTCGCCTGGGACTCCTACCGCCGCCTCATCCAGATGTTCGGCAAGACCGTCCTCGGCGTCGAGGGCGACCTCTTCGAGGAGGCCCTCGACAAGGCCAAGGCCGCCAAGAAGGTCACGGTCGACACCGACCTGGAGGCCGCGGACCTGAAGAAGCTGGTCACCGCCTTCAAGAAGATCGTCAAGAAGGAGGCCGGCCGGGACTTCCCGCAGGACCCGCGCGAGCAGATGGACCTCGCGATCAAGGCGGTCTTCGACTCCTGGAACGGCGACCGCGCCAGGCTCTACCGCCGCCAGGAGCGCATCCCGCACGACCTGGGCACCGCCGTGAACGTCTGCTCGATGGTCTTCGGCAACCTCGGCCCCGACTCCGGCACGGGCGTCGCCTTCACCCGCGACCCCGCCTCCGGCCACCAGGGCGTCTACGGCGACTACCTGCAGAACGCGCAGGGCGAGGACGTGGTCGCGGGCATCCGCAACACCGTCCCGCTCGCCGAGCTGGAGCGGATCGACAAGAAGTCGTACGACCAGCTCATGCGGATCATGGAGACGCTGGAGAACCACTACAAGGATCTCTGCGACATCGAGTTCACCATCGAGCGCGGCCAGCTCTGGATGCTCCAGACCCGCGTCGGCAAGCGCACGGCGGGCGCGGCCTTCCGGATCGCCACCCAGCTGGTGGACCAGGGCCTGATCGACGAGACGGAGGCGCTCCAGCGCGTCACCGGCGCCCAGCTCGCCCAGCTGATGTTCCCGCGCTTCGACGAGGACGCGAAGGTCGAGCAGGTCGGCCGGGGCATCGCGGCCTCGCCGGGCGCGGCGGTCGGCAAGGCGGTCTTCGACTCGTACACGGCCGTCAAGTGGTCCCGCTCCGGCGAGAAGGTCATCCTGGTCCGCCGCGAGACCAACCCGGACGACCTGGACGGCATGATCGCGGCCGAGGGCATCCTGACCAGCCGCGGCGGCAAGACCTCCCACGCGGCCGTGGTCGCCCGCGGCATGGGCAAGACCTGTGTGTGCGGCGCGGAGGAGCTGGAGGTCGACACCAAGCGGCGCCGGATGACGGTCCCCGGCGGGCACGTCGTCGAGGAAGGCGACGTGATCTCCATCGACGGCTCCACGGGCAAGGTCTACCTGGGCGAGGTCCCGGTCGTCCCGTCCCCGGTCGTGGAGTACTTCGAGGGCCGGATGCACCCGGGCGCCGACGACGCCGACGAGCTGGTGGAGGCCGTGCACCGCATGATGGCCTTCGCCGACCGCAAGCGCCGGCTGCGGGTACGGGCCAACGCCGACAACGCCGAGGACGCGCTGCGCGCCCGCCGCTTCGGCGCCCAGGGCATCGGCCTGTGCCGCACCGAGCACATGTTCCTCGGCGACCGCCGCGAGCTGGTCGAACGCCTCATCCTCGCCGACACCGAGGAGGAGCGCGAGGCGTCCCTGAAGGCCCTGCTGCCGCTCCAGAAGCAGGACTTCGTGGAACTCTTCGAGGCGATGGACGGCCTGCCGGTGACGGTCCGGCTGCTGGACCCGCCGCTGCACGAGTTCCTCCCCGACATCACGGAGCTGTCGGTCCGGGTGGCCCTCGCGGAGTCCCGGCAGGAGCCGCACGAGAACGAGCTGCGCCTGCTGCAGGCGGTGCACCGGCTGCACGAGCAGAACCCGATGCTGGGCCTGCGCGGCGTACGCCTCGGCCTGGTCATCCCCGGCCTGTTCACCATGCAGGTCCGCGCGATCGCGGAGGCGGCGGCCGAGCGCAAGGCGGCCAAGGGCGACCCGCGCGCGGAGATCATGATCCCGCTCGTCGGCACGGTCCAGGAGCTGGAGATCGTCCGCGAGGAGGCGGACCAGGTCGTCGCCGAGGTCGAGGCGGCGACGGGTACGAGGCTCAAGCTGGCCATCGGCACGATGATCGAACTCCCGCGCGCCGCGCTCACCGCGGGCCAGATCGCCGAGGCGGCGGAGTTCTTCTCCTTCGGCACGAACGACCTGACGCAGACGGTGTGGGGCTTCAGCCGCGACGACGTGGAGGCGTCCTTCTTCACGGCGTACCTGGAGAAGGGCATCTTCGGCGTCAGCCCGTTCGAGACGATCGACAAGGACGGCGTGGGCTCCCTGGTGAAGGCGGCGGCGGAAGCCGGCCGGCGCACCCGCCCCGACCTCAAGCTGGGCGTCTGCGGCGAGCACGGCGGCGACCCGGAGTCGGTCCACTTCTTCCACGAGGCGGGCCTGGACTACGTCTCCTGCTCTCCGTTCCGCATCCCGGTCGCCCGCCTGGAGGCGGGCCGCGCGGCCACCCAGTCGGCGGGCAGCGACCACCGCTGA
- a CDS encoding excalibur calcium-binding domain-containing protein, whose translation MTNPYTPPSTPPAPRTPRWARKRYVLPALALALFAGVGIGAAGEDPASDAKPAAARPRPAVTVTATATATETATATHTAAPEPAPTVTETRTVKVTRTVTAQPASAGEAADADGSGSGSGSGSVYYANCTAARAAGVTPLHTGDPGYDSHLDRDGDGVACE comes from the coding sequence ATGACAAACCCGTACACCCCGCCGTCCACACCGCCCGCGCCGCGGACCCCTCGCTGGGCCCGGAAGCGCTACGTGCTCCCCGCCCTCGCCCTCGCCCTCTTCGCCGGCGTCGGCATAGGCGCCGCGGGCGAGGACCCGGCCTCCGACGCGAAGCCGGCCGCCGCCCGTCCCCGCCCGGCCGTCACCGTGACGGCCACGGCCACCGCCACGGAGACGGCGACGGCGACGCACACCGCGGCCCCGGAACCCGCTCCCACCGTGACCGAGACCCGTACCGTCAAGGTCACCAGGACGGTCACGGCCCAGCCGGCGTCCGCCGGCGAAGCCGCCGACGCCGACGGCTCCGGCTCGGGCTCGGGCTCGGGCTCCGTCTACTACGCCAACTGCACCGCCGCCCGCGCCGCCGGCGTCACTCCCCTGCACACCGGCGACCCGGGCTACGACTCCCACCTCGACCGGGACGGCGACGGAGTGGCCTGCGAGTGA
- a CDS encoding DUF4232 domain-containing protein: protein MYQKPHPTAPHPGPHRAGPPRTLRRRGPVTALAAALLGVTAAGAAWSATPGAARTTAAIRTCAVSDLYLSMGGKEGAAGSLYWPVRFTNTSTTKCALRGYPGVSVLDGAHHRIGPAAGHSGRSYGTVALSPGRSATAVLRTTNGPVGGPCERTGTYLRVYPPASRTATLVPAPWKTCSGVFQTGPVNVDGAF, encoded by the coding sequence ATGTATCAGAAGCCGCATCCGACGGCCCCCCACCCCGGTCCGCACCGCGCGGGACCTCCCCGGACCCTGCGCCGGCGGGGTCCGGTGACCGCGCTGGCCGCCGCGCTGCTGGGCGTCACGGCCGCCGGGGCCGCCTGGAGCGCGACGCCCGGGGCGGCGCGGACCACGGCCGCCATACGGACCTGCGCGGTGAGCGACCTGTATCTGTCCATGGGCGGAAAGGAGGGCGCGGCCGGGTCCCTGTACTGGCCGGTCCGGTTCACCAACACCAGCACCACCAAGTGCGCCCTGCGCGGCTATCCGGGCGTGAGCGTCCTGGACGGCGCCCACCACCGGATCGGCCCGGCGGCGGGGCACAGCGGCCGGAGCTACGGCACGGTCGCCCTGAGCCCCGGCCGTTCCGCCACGGCGGTGCTCCGCACGACCAACGGCCCGGTGGGCGGCCCCTGCGAACGCACCGGCACCTACCTCCGGGTCTATCCGCCGGCCTCCCGCACGGCGACCCTCGTCCCGGCACCGTGGAAGACCTGCTCGGGGGTCTTCCAGACGGGACCGGTGAACGTGGACGGCGCGTTCTGA